A single genomic interval of Gemmatimonadota bacterium harbors:
- a CDS encoding c-type cytochrome, with protein sequence MASVSRWIGRVLLGLVGILCVAAVAIYFMGERYLARTYPFREVAVTLPTDSASLARGAHLTRVTCAGCHGEQLNGHVMYEDGVFARFVAPGISEVLPAYTDAQLAGYIRYGVRPDGVSPFIMSPGGLYHLSDADLAAVIAHLRRTAIPPGEPLGRTVLKPIAKALVAFGLFPVSVHERDTTIARVGADSAIHGPRMGEYLARVSCADCHGAALTGSTNGPAPAPALANAVGYSLAEFTALIREGTPREDGKAIPEMTSVSRSTFTHLTDAEIAALHAYLSQLPASGITLR encoded by the coding sequence ATGGCATCCGTGAGCCGCTGGATCGGTCGAGTACTGCTGGGACTCGTCGGCATCCTCTGTGTCGCCGCCGTCGCCATCTACTTCATGGGTGAGCGGTACCTCGCCCGAACGTATCCGTTCCGCGAGGTCGCCGTGACGTTGCCCACGGACAGCGCCTCCCTGGCTCGGGGTGCCCACCTGACCCGCGTGACGTGTGCCGGTTGTCATGGCGAGCAACTGAACGGACATGTCATGTACGAGGATGGCGTCTTCGCGCGGTTCGTTGCCCCCGGCATCAGCGAGGTGCTACCCGCCTACACGGACGCCCAGCTGGCGGGGTACATCCGGTACGGCGTGCGCCCGGATGGAGTGAGCCCGTTCATCATGTCACCCGGTGGCTTGTATCACCTGAGCGACGCGGACCTGGCCGCCGTGATCGCCCATTTGCGCCGGACCGCCATCCCACCGGGTGAGCCACTCGGCCGCACCGTGCTCAAGCCCATCGCAAAGGCCCTGGTTGCGTTCGGGCTATTCCCGGTCAGCGTGCACGAACGGGACACCACCATCGCCCGTGTCGGTGCTGATTCCGCGATCCATGGACCTCGGATGGGGGAGTATCTCGCGCGCGTCTCCTGCGCAGACTGTCACGGCGCCGCGTTGACCGGAAGCACGAATGGCCCGGCACCTGCGCCGGCACTCGCCAACGCGGTGGGATACTCATTGGCTGAGTTCACCGCGTTGATCCGAGAGGGTACTCCGCGAGAGGATGGCAAGGCGATCCCGGAGATGACCAGCGTCAGCCGATCCACCTTCACACACCTCACCGACGCGGAGATCGCGGCGTTGCACGCCTACCTGTCGCAGCTCCCGGCGAGCGGTATCACATTGCGATGA